A genomic region of Eucalyptus grandis isolate ANBG69807.140 chromosome 5, ASM1654582v1, whole genome shotgun sequence contains the following coding sequences:
- the LOC120293953 gene encoding disease resistance protein RUN1-like translates to MERNYHVFLSFRGTDVRHGFLSHLYAALDQNGIYTFVDSEELRKGEEISPALMRAIEESHVAIIVFSEDYASSRWCLEELLKIMECKEQNGLKVFPVFYKVEPREVREGRESYNRAMDNHEYKFGKDSKKVKRWKKALFEAGSLSGWELNDMLIRDEAELIRCIVKELSIRLNRTPLHVSKYPVGIDSQVQQILWLSKKESDDDDVLMIGLWGPGGIGKTTVAKALYNAMMGQFSGCSFLEQVREKSNRSDGLVTLQKDLLSEMLVHPLTVYSVARGISLIREKLCRKKVLLILDDVDQMDQLNALAGEGDWFGKGSRIIVTSRDKHLLTSHGINCVYEVKSLEDYEARDLFGRHAFPNSKEVEIRGQLIDRALHYADRLPLALEVLGSFLCGRKEPAWESTLDKLSRIPEPTINRVLKISVDGLENNEREIFLDIACFFKGKKMEYIKEVLDSCGFHTAIGIDILIERSLIKNKYETLQMHDLIQSMGQDIVNEACRDDPEKRSRLWLLEDVEDIFVIIRGQM, encoded by the exons ATGGAAAGGAattaccatgtgttcctcagtTTCAGAGGGACAGATGTCCGCCACGGCTTCCTCAGTCATCTCTACGCGGCTCTGGACCAGAATGGAATATACACTTTTGTGGATAGCGAGGAGCTTAGGAAAGGAGAGGAAATATCGCCGGCGCTCATGAGGGCTATTGAGGAATCGCACGTTGCGATCATCGTTTTCTCTGAGGACTACGCTTCCTCAAGGTGGTGTTTGGAAGAGCTCTTGAAaatcatggagtgcaaggagcaaAACGGCCTGAAGGTATTCCCagtgttttacaaagtggaacccaGAGAAgtgagagaggggagagagagttaTAATAGAGCTATGGATAACCATGAGTACAAGTTCGGGAAGGAttcaaagaaagtgaagagatggaagaaggcTCTCTTTGAAGCTGGTAGCTTGTCTGGGTGGGAGTTGAATGACAT GCTTATCAGAGATGAAGCAGAACTCATACGATGCATTGTGAAGGAATTATCGATTCGTCTCAACCGAACGCCTTTACATGTTTCTAAATATCCAGTCGGAATAGATTCCCAAGTTCAACAAATTTTATGGTTGTCAAAGAAAGAgtcagatgatgatgatgttctGATGATAGGTCTATGGGGACCTGGAGGCATAGGGAAGACGACAGTTGCCAAGGCCCTATATAATGCTATGATGGGACAATTTTCAGGTTGTAGCTTTTTGGAGCAagttagagaaaaatcaaaccgaaGCGATGGTCTTGTTACTTTACAAAAGGATCTTCTATCTGAGATGCTGGTTCATCCTTTAACGGTCTACAGTGTTGCTAGAGGAATTAGTTTGATACGAGAAAAACTATGTCGCAAGAAGGTTCTGCTGattcttgatgatgttgatCAGATGGATCAACTCAATGCGTTAGCTGGAGAAGGCGATTGGTTTGGTAAAGGAAGTAGAATCATTGTCACATCAAGAGATAAACATTTGCTAACTTCTCATGGCATAAATTGTGTTTAtgaagtgaaaagtttagaagaCTACGAAGCACGAGACCTTTTTGGTCGACATGCATTTCCAAATAGCAAAGAAGTTGAAATAAGAGGGCAACTCATAGACAGAGCACTACATTATGCTGACCGCCTTCCGTTAGCCTTAGAAGTGTTGGGCTCATTCTTATGTGGAAGGAAAGAGCCTGCATGGGAGAGTACGTTGGATAAACTCTCTAGAATTCCTGAACCAACTATCAATCGAGTTCTCAAGATAAGTGTCGATGGATTGGAGAACAACGAGAGGGAGATTTTCCTCgatattgcttgtttctttaaggggaaaaaaatggaGTACATCAAGGAAGTTCTTGACAGCTGTGGTTTTCACACAGCCATAGGAATAGATATTCTCATCGAAAGGTCCTTGATAAAAAACAAGTATGAGACCttgcaaatgcatgatttgattcAATCGATGGGTCAGGATATTGTTAATGAAGCATGTCGTGATGATCCTGAGAAACGCAGCAGATTATGGCTTTTGGAAGATGTTGAGGACATTTTTGTTATAATACG GGGACAGATGTAG
- the LOC108960005 gene encoding disease resistance protein RPV1: protein MKKLRMLILLGGHISSQAQVRLPNELRWLQWPNAPNLEFGSGLNKLERLNVPKSHIKQLGGNSQNFSKLKSIDFSGCESLVSIHDLSSAPNMEKLILNLCENLVEVHPSIGDLVKLEVLSLRSCSNLRNFPNTLKTISLHTLTLYGCSKLEKFPDIDGKMEHLKALDLRGTAIEELPASIENLVSVESMTLAFCKNLMRLPSHIYKLKNLETFDLGGCSNLITFPKNMEDSTNPDGCLGFRRLRYLRLYGCNLSEVEFLESFSSFSALEFLHLEYNKFAHMPTCINKYYCLRSLNVRGCEELQEIPQLPPNIDYLFADCCKSLQKLPDLWGQPSRTSFVDLASCCELFRKGVSMDDVANVSLLEKLPKMKVDVDIVLIGREMPKWILPCEEDSISFMVSRDLYDKFKGLALCAVLSPEEGKVIRSCGLTVLVNGQRVIEGTRCLFAMESDHVWLSCRLKRFKDRLLKDWNHFQVCLRAEEGSIKKRGFRILSEKKEDDLRVVFPAPSTDRN, encoded by the exons ATGAAAAAGTTGAGAATGCTCATTTTGCTTGGAGGACATATCTCTTCACAAGCTCAAGTACGTCTTCCTAATGAGCTAAGATGGCTTCAATGGCCCAATGCCCCGAATCTAGAATTTGGCTCTGGTCTAAATAAACTTGAGAGACTCAACGTCCCGAAAAGTCATATCAAACAATTAGGGGGCAACTCTCAG AATTTTAGCAAGCTGAAGTCCATCGATTTCAGTGGATGCGAGTCCCTGGTTAGTATTCACGACCTATCATCGGCTCCAAATATGGAGAAATTGATTCTTAACTTGTGTGAGAACTTGGTGGAGGTTCACCCATCCATTGGAGATCTTGTCAAGCTGGAAGTTTTGTCGCTACGTTCGTGCTCTAATCTTAGAAATTTTCCTAACACGCTGAAGACTATATCTCTTCATACCCTTACGCTCTATGGTTGCTCTAAACTTGAGAAGTTCCCAGATATAGACGGAAAGATGGAACATCTAAAAGCACTTGATCTACGTGGGACAGCTATTGAAGAACTCCCTGCAtcaattgaaaatcttgtctctGTGGAGTCGATGACTTTAGCATTTTGCAAAAACCTCATGAGGCTTCCGTCGCACATTTATAAGTTGAAAAATCTCGAGACCTTTGATCTTGGGGGCTGCTCGAATTTAATTACGTTTCCAAAAAACATGGAGGATTCAACTAACCCTGATGGCTGTCTGGGATTCCGAAGACTACGCTACCTACGCCTTTATGGCTGCAATCTATCAGAAGTAGAGTTCCTTGAGAGTTTTTCCAGTTTTTCCGCATTGGAGTTTCTACACCTTGAATATAACAAGTTTGCTCATATGCCGACATGCATCAACAAGTACTATTGTTTGCGCTCATTGAATGTTAGGGGATGCGAGGAACTACAAGAGATTCCTCAGCTCCCACCAAATATAGATTATCTATTTGCAGATTGTTGCAAATCTCTGCAAAAACTCCCAGATTTGTGGGGTCAGCCCTCCCGCACCTCGTTTGTTGACTTGGCTTCATGTTGTGAATTATTCCGCAAAGGGGTCAGTATGGATGATGTGGCTAATGTGTCATTACTCGAG AAACTGCCAAAGATGAAAGTTGACGTCGACATTGTCCTaattggaagagagatgccTAAATGGATTCTCCCCTGTGAAGAGGATTCCATATCTTTCATGGTTTCCCGGGACTTGTATGACAAATTCAAAGGACTAGCATTATGTGCTGTTCTCAGCCCGGAGGAAGGAAAAGTGATCCGTTCATGTGGTCTCACGGTACTTGTTAATGGCCAAAGGGTGATAGAGGGCACGAGATGTCTTTTTGCGATGGAATCTGACCATGTGTGGCTTAGTTGTCGGTTAAAGAGATTTAAGGATAGACTGCTAAAGGATTGGAACCATTTCCAAGTTTGCCTCAGAGCAGAGGAAGGAAGCATAAAGAAGCGTGGATTCCGTATACTAAGCGAGAAAAAGGAGGATGATTTGAGGGTGGTGTTCCCAGCACCATCAACTGATAGAAATTAA
- the LOC120293311 gene encoding DEAD-box ATP-dependent RNA helicase 7-like isoform X1: MLYVCRPPRDVEEYTNRSGHTGRAGNIVVAVVVCNPRSANVSKIERESGVKFEHISAPQPSDVAQAAGVEAAESTRQISDSVIPAFKSAAEQLLNTSGMSAVELLAKALAKASGYSEIKSRSLLSSLENHVTLLLETGRPIYTPLYALGVLRRFLPENKVEFVKVLFSQLTEMALCLMWQLKI, translated from the exons ATGCTGTATGTG TGCAGGCCTCCACGTGATGTTGAAGAATATACTAACAGATCTGGACACACGGGGAGAGCTG GCAATATTGTAGTAGCTGTCGTGGTGTGCAATCCAAGAAGTGCAAATGTatctaagatcgaaagagagtCTGGTGTAAAATTTGAACACATCAGTGCTCCGCAGCCAAGTGATGTTGCTCAAGCTGCTGGTGTCGAAGCTGCAGAATCAACAAGACAAATTTCTGATAG TGTCATTCCAGCATTCAAGTCTGCAGCCGAGCAACTACTGAACACGTCAGGCATGTCAGCAGTTGAATTACTTGCAAAGGCTCTTGCAAAGGCTTCT GGTTATAGTGAAATAAAGAGCAGATCACTGCTTTCGTCACTTGAAAACCATGTAACCCTACTTCTTGAGACTGGAAGGCCCATTTATACACCTTT GTATGCTTTAGGTGTCCTCAGGAGATTCTTGCCTGAAAACAAAGTAGAGTTTGTGAAGGTCTTATTCTCACAGTTGACGGAAATGGCATTGTGTTTGATGTGGCAGCTGAAGATCTAG
- the LOC120293311 gene encoding DEAD-box ATP-dependent RNA helicase 7-like isoform X3 — MLPPRDVEEYTNRSGHTGRAGNIVVAVVVCNPRSANVSKIERESGVKFEHISAPQPSDVAQAAGVEAAESTRQISDSVIPAFKSAAEQLLNTSGMSAVELLAKALAKASGYSEIKSRSLLSSLENHVTLLLETGRPIYTPLYALGVLRRFLPENKVEFVKVLFSQLTEMALCLMWQLKI, encoded by the exons ATGCT GCCTCCACGTGATGTTGAAGAATATACTAACAGATCTGGACACACGGGGAGAGCTG GCAATATTGTAGTAGCTGTCGTGGTGTGCAATCCAAGAAGTGCAAATGTatctaagatcgaaagagagtCTGGTGTAAAATTTGAACACATCAGTGCTCCGCAGCCAAGTGATGTTGCTCAAGCTGCTGGTGTCGAAGCTGCAGAATCAACAAGACAAATTTCTGATAG TGTCATTCCAGCATTCAAGTCTGCAGCCGAGCAACTACTGAACACGTCAGGCATGTCAGCAGTTGAATTACTTGCAAAGGCTCTTGCAAAGGCTTCT GGTTATAGTGAAATAAAGAGCAGATCACTGCTTTCGTCACTTGAAAACCATGTAACCCTACTTCTTGAGACTGGAAGGCCCATTTATACACCTTT GTATGCTTTAGGTGTCCTCAGGAGATTCTTGCCTGAAAACAAAGTAGAGTTTGTGAAGGTCTTATTCTCACAGTTGACGGAAATGGCATTGTGTTTGATGTGGCAGCTGAAGATCTAG
- the LOC120293311 gene encoding DEAD-box ATP-dependent RNA helicase 7-like isoform X2, which produces MWPPRDVEEYTNRSGHTGRAGNIVVAVVVCNPRSANVSKIERESGVKFEHISAPQPSDVAQAAGVEAAESTRQISDSVIPAFKSAAEQLLNTSGMSAVELLAKALAKASGYSEIKSRSLLSSLENHVTLLLETGRPIYTPLYALGVLRRFLPENKVEFVKVLFSQLTEMALCLMWQLKI; this is translated from the exons ATGTG GCCTCCACGTGATGTTGAAGAATATACTAACAGATCTGGACACACGGGGAGAGCTG GCAATATTGTAGTAGCTGTCGTGGTGTGCAATCCAAGAAGTGCAAATGTatctaagatcgaaagagagtCTGGTGTAAAATTTGAACACATCAGTGCTCCGCAGCCAAGTGATGTTGCTCAAGCTGCTGGTGTCGAAGCTGCAGAATCAACAAGACAAATTTCTGATAG TGTCATTCCAGCATTCAAGTCTGCAGCCGAGCAACTACTGAACACGTCAGGCATGTCAGCAGTTGAATTACTTGCAAAGGCTCTTGCAAAGGCTTCT GGTTATAGTGAAATAAAGAGCAGATCACTGCTTTCGTCACTTGAAAACCATGTAACCCTACTTCTTGAGACTGGAAGGCCCATTTATACACCTTT GTATGCTTTAGGTGTCCTCAGGAGATTCTTGCCTGAAAACAAAGTAGAGTTTGTGAAGGTCTTATTCTCACAGTTGACGGAAATGGCATTGTGTTTGATGTGGCAGCTGAAGATCTAG